ATTCAAGTAGATAAAATAAGCTACAACAATCGAGAACATTTTATTACCACCACTATTGGTTATCCTGTTCCGGGAACTTTTTTAATTTCAGGACAAAAAGAACCGAGTACGGTATTGAATCCGGATGGTACAGGAGTTATTCAGGATATTGACTTAAGTAAAAAAAAGATCAATTGGGGAATCGAATGTACTGACGAAGGTATTCCGATTTTTAAAGAAGGTTTTAATAGTGCAACGTATACATTTTGGTACAGAACCAATGATAGTGATGCCTGGAATTATTCTCAATTTTCTATTCATTTTACCAAGAAAAAAATGTTTCTGATGGGAGAAAGAGTAAAAGAATATGTTGATTACGATGTTCAATAGTTTAGTATAAACTAATAGCCCAAATTAAACATTTCTCGTTTTTTTCTAAATTTTACTAAAAAAAAGAAAACGTTTTCGTTGATTTTTAAGAGTACCTATAATTTTTGCCATAAAATTTCACAAAATTAAAAATTATACCTATTTTTTATTTAATTTGCGATAAAATTCAATATATTAAACATGGTTTCAATCACACGCCTTTTTGATTTTCCCTATTATCAACAAGAAACTTATAACCTTCCGGTTGCTCTTGCAACTAAAAAAAACGGAGTCTGGGAAAAAACATCTAGCCAGGAATATATTGCAAAAGCAAATGCTGTTTCAAGAGCATTACTGCGCATGGGCGTTCAAAAAGATGACAAAATTGCATTAATCACTTCTAATAATCGTACAGAATGGAATATCATGGATATTGGTATTCTGCAAACCGGAGCGCAAAACGTTCCAATTTATCCAACAATTTCTGAAGAAGATTACGAATACATATTAAACCATAGCGGCAGTATTTACTGTTTTGTTTCTGATGACGAAGTGTATCAAAAAGTACAAGCCATTAGAGCTAATGTACCTACTTTAAAAGAGGTTTATTCGTTTAATGAAATTGCCGGTTGTAAAAACTGGACTGATTTATTATTATTGGGCGAAGACGAAAGCAATCAAAGCGAAGTTGATTCCAGAAAAGATAGTATCCATACTGATGATTTAGCTACTATTATTTATACATCAGGAACTACAGGAAAACCTAAAGGTGTAATGCTTTCGCACAAAAATATTGTTTCGAATGTTTTAGACAGCGCACCAAGAATTCCGTTTGATCCGGGAAAAAGCACTTCTTTGAGCTTCTTGCCAATTTGCCACATTTTTGAAAGAATGATTTTGTATATCTATCAATATTATGGTGTTTCTGTTTATTTTGGAGAATCAATCGATAAGATTAGTGATAACCTAAAAGAAGTTCGACCAACTGTAATTACAGCTGTACCAAGGCTTTTAGAGAAAGTATACGATAAAATTTATGCAAAAGGATCTGAATTAACCGGTATCAAGAAAAAACTATTTTTCTGGGCGATTGATTTAGGTTTAAAATACGAACCATACGGAGCCAATGGTGCTTGGTATGAGTTTCAATTGAAAATTGCCCGAAAACTTATTTTCAGTAAATGGAAAGAAGGTTTGGGAGGAAACCTAGATTTAATGGTTTCCGGAAGTGCTGCATTACAGCCACGTTTAACAAGAGTTTTTGCTGCTGCCGAAATTCCGGTTATGGAAGGTTATGGTTTATCTGAAACTTCTCCAGTAATTGCCGTAAACGATCAAAGAGAAAAAGGTTTTAAAATTGGAACTGTTGGAAGAGTAATTCGCAACGTTGAAGTTAAAATCGCCGAAGACGGAGAAATCCTTTGCAAAGGACCAAACGTAATGTTGGGTTACTACAAAGATGATGAAAAAACAGCTGAAGCATTACAAAACGGATATTTCCATACTGGGGATATTGGTGAAATTGACAGTGAAGGTTTCTTGAAAATTACAGATCGTAAAAAAGAAATGTTCAAGACTTCAGGCGGAAAATATATTGCACCTCAATTGATTGAAAATGCGATGAAACAATCTCGTTTTATCGAGCAAATCATGGTAATTGGTGAAGGCGAAAAAATGCCGGCAGCTTTTATTCAGCCAAACTTCGAGTTTGTAAAAGAATGGGCAAAAATTCATAAAATAACTATAGGAGGTTCTAATGCCGAAATTGCATCAAATAAAGATGTAATTAAACGAATTGACGAAGAAGTTGAAGGAATCAACGAGAAATTTGGACACTGGGAAAAAATCAAACGTTTTGAGTTAACTCCGGAAGTTTGGTCTATCGATGGCGGACAATTGACTCCTACTTTAAAATTGAAACGTAAAATCATCAAAGAAATCTACAAAGATCTTTACGTTAAAATTTATGGTCAAAATTAATAAATCAAAATAATTATAACCACGAAAAAGGCTGTCTACATAGACAGCCTTTTTTAGTTTTGTGAACAATTCTATTAGAAAATTATAACACTAATATGTCTTCTCGGAGCATTAAAAACCAAAAAACTATGTTCAAAGTAATTATTTAATAATCTTGCTTTTTAAAATATGTCTTATCTTAATATTTAAATGACTGTTTTAGACTTATTGCGAACTATTCTTCATTTATATTTATCGTAATGTGATAATATAAAAATAGAATATGATATCAGCCAAACTATTTATTTTAGGAGAAGAACGGGAATTACTTTGGATAGATACCAATTACTACAGATATACATCAACCTACGGATTCCCAACCAGCGATATTGAAGGAGGACTTATTACTTTATGTTTTGTGTCGCAAGAAGGCGATGATATTTTTTGGCACAATATGACCAAAATTGTAGAGAACGAAACCGAAAGAATGGAAAAGGGAGAAATTCACTTTTATAGTAAAGGAGAAGAAGATATCCCGATAAGAAAGTATAAATTTAATGATGCCTTTATAGTAGAATTTTCAGAAACATTTTATGCTTATGGAACTGAAAATATGCGAACCTTTTTAACTATTTCACCTGCAATCCAAAATTATGGTACCACCCACGATTTGATAAAACACTGGCAAGTATCTTGGATTCCTCATTCAGAGTCTTATTATATTCCTAAAGAAGAAGAAGAAGAGCGTATTGTGTATATAAATGGTCATTTTTATAATAAAGATGGAACTTTTGAAGGTAAGATAAATGAGCCTGACTATGAAGGAAGTACATATGATGTATATATTTGTGATGGAAAATCTACTCAAAAAAATAAAAATGGTGAAGATTTTACAACATATAATAATCCCAAATTACTGAAAGATAATGATGTGAATATCACTCACAATGATTTTATACAATTTGCTGGAATAGCTTATGCTGAGAGTTCTGTTGGTAATGGTGTTGAAATTAAAAATGAAGTTTATGCTATTGCTAATGCAATGGTAAATTATAGAAAGTTAGGAAGTAAAAAATCTTTAGCCTATGCTGCAACTGATGGCAATGTTATGTTTGATAAATTCAAAAAAGCTATTGATCAAAAGAGAAATAATAGTTTTATGCAAACGGCAATTGCGGGAGCAATTAATGCTCTAAATGGAGGCAGAGATTATTCAAATAAAGGCACGTATTGGGCAGGT
Above is a genomic segment from uncultured Flavobacterium sp. containing:
- the tssD gene encoding type VI secretion system tube protein TssD, with amino-acid sequence MISAKLFILGEERELLWIDTNYYRYTSTYGFPTSDIEGGLITLCFVSQEGDDIFWHNMTKIVENETERMEKGEIHFYSKGEEDIPIRKYKFNDAFIVEFSETFYAYGTENMRTFLTISPAIQNYGTTHDLIKHWQVSWIPHSESYYIPKEEEEERIVYINGHFYNKDGTFEGKINEPDYEGSTYDVYICDGKSTQKNKNGEDFTTYNNPKLLKDNDVNITHNDFIQFAGIAYAESSVGNGVEIKNEVYAIANAMVNYRKLGSKKSLAYAATDGNVMFDKFKKAIDQKRNNSFMQTAIAGAINALNGGRDYSNKGTYWAGNDIGSKFEKWNEGLIFTDCDHDLFKLGDNVVPGEHYITYKNGKAPTLRGKWDYKWESTAAYSGKNSKGNLSGTTFMKVSEKFKIATGSNGQ
- a CDS encoding long-chain fatty acid--CoA ligase, with the protein product MVSITRLFDFPYYQQETYNLPVALATKKNGVWEKTSSQEYIAKANAVSRALLRMGVQKDDKIALITSNNRTEWNIMDIGILQTGAQNVPIYPTISEEDYEYILNHSGSIYCFVSDDEVYQKVQAIRANVPTLKEVYSFNEIAGCKNWTDLLLLGEDESNQSEVDSRKDSIHTDDLATIIYTSGTTGKPKGVMLSHKNIVSNVLDSAPRIPFDPGKSTSLSFLPICHIFERMILYIYQYYGVSVYFGESIDKISDNLKEVRPTVITAVPRLLEKVYDKIYAKGSELTGIKKKLFFWAIDLGLKYEPYGANGAWYEFQLKIARKLIFSKWKEGLGGNLDLMVSGSAALQPRLTRVFAAAEIPVMEGYGLSETSPVIAVNDQREKGFKIGTVGRVIRNVEVKIAEDGEILCKGPNVMLGYYKDDEKTAEALQNGYFHTGDIGEIDSEGFLKITDRKKEMFKTSGGKYIAPQLIENAMKQSRFIEQIMVIGEGEKMPAAFIQPNFEFVKEWAKIHKITIGGSNAEIASNKDVIKRIDEEVEGINEKFGHWEKIKRFELTPEVWSIDGGQLTPTLKLKRKIIKEIYKDLYVKIYGQN